Part of the Candidatus Aegiribacteria sp. genome, TTCCCGCTTCCGGGAGGATCGGGAAATCTCAGTTTCATGTGGTTCGGATCTCTATGGGTTTGAATTACTTCTATTTTCTCAAGCATTTTCTCACGGCTGCGCACCTGAAACCGCTTGCTCTCGGTTGCCTTGAACCTTTTTATGAACCGCCGTATTTTCTCTATCTGTTCCGTCTGGTGCTTTGCCTGTTTTTCCCTGCGGGAGATATCCTCCTGTTTTTTTTCTTCATAAAAGGAATAATTACCGGTATACGAGGCAAGTTCTCCAAACTCTATCTCGTAGATCTGTGACACAACCCTGTCAAGAAACCCCGGATCGTGTGAAATTATCCAAACTGCCCCTCTGTATTTAATGAGGTATTCCTCAAGCCATATTCTTGCTTCCAGGTCAAGGTGGTTTGTGGGCTCATCAAGCAGGAGCAAATCCGGATCCGAAAGAAGCAGAGACGCGAGCTGCCCCCTCATTCTCCACCCCCCGGAGAATTTTTCCAGGGGTTTGATAAAATCACTTGATGAAAATCCCAGGCCTGAAAGAACTTTTTCCGCCCTGCTTTTTACACTGTAAGCGTCAGTTGAGTCAGCCAGATCATGTGCTTTCGCAAGTTTTTCAAGAAGCTGTTTCTGCTGTCCGCTGTCTTTGACAATCTCCAGGTCAGCATGAATCCTGTTCATCCGATCCAGAGCTCTGGCTGCTTCCCCCGCTTCGCTGCAGACCGTTTCCAGAAGCGGTCCTTCCGGAAAACTTTTCATCTGCTGGGGCAGGTAAGCAATTCGGACTTCTCCTGAAATGTGAAGATCTCCCGCCGATGGCTCCAGTTCTCCATTAAGAATTCTTATCAGTGTGGTTTTTCCGGCTCCGTTAACCCCAACCAGGGCAGCCCTGTCGCCCCGGTTGATGGTAAAGTTTACATTCTCGAATATTTCTTCTGCTCCGAACCTCATGCCAAGAGCAGACGCGTTTACTATCATTAGACGGAAATCCTCAGCGGTCTGAAATCAAGATAATCGGCTGAAACCAGCCTGTACTTCACGCCGCCTGTTTCTGTATCCAACCCCTCGGCCCACTGACCGGGGGAATTATGAATATGACCGTAGATACAAAGTTCAACACCTTCATTGGACAGCATCTCCGAAAATTCTGTAGACTCCCCGCAAACAACCGGAGGATAATGCAGCATTACAATAAGCGGTTTTCCCGCTTTTCTGAATTCCGCTGTTGATTCCAGAGCCATTTTAAGCCTGCCCAGTTCCCGATTGTAGATTTTCTCATCCCTCTCTTTTAGATAATCTTCAGATAGAGGAGTAATCCATCCCCTTGTTCCCGTAATAACCGCGATTTCGCAATCAAAGGCGGTATGCTGCAGAGGTATTATACCAGGAGTCAGCCTTTTTTTTACGCCTGATATGGAAGACCACCAGTAATCATGGTTGCCTTTCGTAATTATTTTCCTTCCGGGAAGGCTTTCAAGCCAAATAAGATCCTCTTCGGCCTCGTCAAGTGTCATGGCCCATGAGAGGTCTCCGGGCAGAAGCACCAGATCCTCTTCCGTAATCAGTTCTCTCCAGTTCTTCTCAATACGCAGATGATGATTCTTCCAATGATCCCCGAAAAT contains:
- a CDS encoding metallophosphoesterase — its product is MRIFAIGDLHLSHSSGKPMDIFGDHWKNHHLRIEKNWRELITEEDLVLLPGDLSWAMTLDEAEEDLIWLESLPGRKIITKGNHDYWWSSISGVKKRLTPGIIPLQHTAFDCEIAVITGTRGWITPLSEDYLKERDEKIYNRELGRLKMALESTAEFRKAGKPLIVMLHYPPVVCGESTEFSEMLSNEGVELCIYGHIHNSPGQWAEGLDTETGGVKYRLVSADYLDFRPLRISV
- a CDS encoding ATP-binding cassette domain-containing protein, which produces MIVNASALGMRFGAEEIFENVNFTINRGDRAALVGVNGAGKTTLIRILNGELEPSAGDLHISGEVRIAYLPQQMKSFPEGPLLETVCSEAGEAARALDRMNRIHADLEIVKDSGQQKQLLEKLAKAHDLADSTDAYSVKSRAEKVLSGLGFSSSDFIKPLEKFSGGWRMRGQLASLLLSDPDLLLLDEPTNHLDLEARIWLEEYLIKYRGAVWIISHDPGFLDRVVSQIYEIEFGELASYTGNYSFYEEKKQEDISRREKQAKHQTEQIEKIRRFIKRFKATESKRFQVRSREKMLEKIEVIQTHRDPNHMKLRFPDPPGSGKIVARLEDVSRRYDRSVFSDVNLEIIRGDRIGIVGKNGEGKSTLSRILAGVEDPTGGSLQMGSRVKTGFYTQEVDQHLDPGLTILDQLVAISPSSSERELRSILGGFLFTGDDVFKKTGVLSGGEKSRLALARILLSPVNFLILDEPTNHLDIFSRKVLCEALEKYAGTLVLISHDEQLLSSLVEKVYEVRNEQVSLFGGSFDYYLRKKHERIRSSLEAGKSGSNSGRSPREVEKERKRREAEQRKKQYAGQKKIRTRISRIERKLLPLEEKREELEALLQDPEIISDTARLVDLQKEHAYVCQEIQSYQKIWDELAEQME